The following are encoded together in the Mycolicibacterium arabiense genome:
- a CDS encoding NADPH:quinone oxidoreductase family protein: MRAALCPAYGPPEVVRVEEMPPPRLADGQVLVRVDAAAVNFPDVLLIAGDYQVSVPAPFVPGSEFAGRIVETSGDTGEFAVGDRVTGTGMFGAFAELVAVPTGGLARIPGGIATAAAAAFGVAHRTAYHTLRSVAAIEAGDDLVVLGAGGGVGLAAVQLGVALGARVTAVASTPEKLDVATRYGATNVIGHRDVDVRAALRAVLPEGAAAVVDPVGGALSEPALRSLRRGGRFVTVGYASGEIPRIPLNLVLVKGIGIVGFQFQDVPGAEFARNEGELHELLATGRVSPHVGATYPLAEAAAALRHVADGRAIGKVLIDVSGVG; this comes from the coding sequence GTGCGCGCTGCGCTGTGTCCTGCCTACGGGCCGCCCGAGGTGGTCAGGGTCGAGGAGATGCCCCCGCCACGGCTCGCCGACGGGCAGGTGTTGGTTCGCGTCGACGCAGCCGCCGTCAACTTCCCCGACGTCCTGCTGATCGCCGGCGACTACCAGGTCAGCGTCCCAGCTCCGTTCGTGCCGGGCAGCGAATTCGCCGGTCGGATCGTCGAGACCTCAGGCGACACCGGTGAGTTCGCCGTCGGCGACCGCGTGACCGGCACGGGCATGTTCGGCGCGTTCGCCGAGCTGGTCGCCGTGCCCACCGGTGGCCTCGCGCGCATCCCGGGGGGCATCGCGACCGCGGCGGCCGCGGCGTTCGGTGTGGCTCACCGCACGGCGTACCACACGCTGCGCTCGGTGGCGGCGATAGAGGCCGGTGACGACCTGGTGGTGCTGGGCGCGGGCGGCGGCGTCGGTCTCGCCGCGGTGCAACTCGGCGTAGCGTTGGGGGCCAGGGTCACCGCCGTGGCGTCGACGCCGGAGAAACTGGACGTCGCAACACGATACGGCGCCACGAACGTGATCGGCCACCGCGACGTCGACGTGCGTGCGGCGCTGCGCGCCGTGCTGCCCGAAGGTGCCGCAGCCGTCGTGGACCCGGTGGGCGGCGCGCTGTCCGAGCCCGCCCTGCGGTCGCTGCGTCGGGGTGGCCGCTTCGTCACCGTCGGCTACGCCTCCGGCGAGATCCCGCGCATTCCCCTGAACCTAGTGCTGGTCAAAGGTATTGGCATCGTCGGCTTCCAATTCCAGGACGTGCCGGGCGCGGAGTTCGCCCGCAACGAGGGTGAACTCCACGAGCTGCTCGCCACCGGCCGGGTGTCGCCTCACGTCGGCGCGACGTACCCGCTCGCCGAGGCCGCGGCTGCGCTGCGGCACGTCGCCGACGGCCGGGCGATCGGCAAGGTGCTGATCGACGTGAGCGGCGTGGGCTGA
- a CDS encoding CaiB/BaiF CoA transferase family protein — protein MTTVADSSNAPLAGVTIVAMEQAVAAPMCTRVLADFGARVIKVENPAGGDFARDYDDVVNGPGGLAAHFVWCNRGKESVTLNTKSPEGVELLHRLLDGADAFVSNLAPGALARLGLTAVDLAERHPGVIPLEIDGYGPGGPISHKRAYDLLVQAESGSCAITGYPGMPAKPGPAMADFTTGLYAAISILALLFGRGKRPAGSAAPSVQLSLFDVMTDVMGYALTYTQHSGIDQEPLGVGSPAVAPYGAFPTGDGQTVVLGTTNDREWQRVAREIIDRPDLADDPRFATNSGRCAHRAILDEAIGTWCARHDLAEIQRVADEAGIGNSRYNLPSEVIRHPQLSARDRWGTVGTPKGDIAALRPPPVISGFTQPMGAIPALGEHTDAVLGELGLGADELARLRANGVIGPAH, from the coding sequence GTGACCACCGTGGCGGATTCGTCGAACGCGCCGCTGGCCGGCGTCACGATCGTTGCCATGGAGCAGGCGGTGGCCGCACCGATGTGTACCCGGGTGCTCGCGGACTTCGGTGCGCGCGTCATCAAGGTCGAGAACCCCGCCGGCGGTGACTTCGCCCGCGACTACGACGACGTCGTCAACGGTCCCGGTGGGCTGGCCGCGCACTTCGTGTGGTGCAACCGCGGCAAGGAGTCGGTGACGCTCAACACGAAGTCGCCCGAGGGCGTGGAGCTGCTGCACCGGCTGCTCGATGGCGCCGACGCCTTCGTCTCCAACCTCGCGCCGGGAGCGCTGGCTCGCCTCGGGCTCACCGCGGTGGACCTCGCGGAGCGCCACCCCGGCGTCATACCGCTGGAGATCGACGGCTACGGCCCCGGCGGACCCATCTCGCACAAGCGCGCCTACGACCTTCTGGTGCAGGCGGAGTCGGGGTCCTGTGCCATCACCGGGTATCCCGGGATGCCTGCCAAGCCGGGTCCCGCGATGGCCGACTTCACCACCGGGCTCTACGCGGCGATCTCCATCCTCGCGCTGCTGTTCGGGCGCGGCAAACGGCCTGCGGGATCCGCAGCCCCGTCGGTGCAGCTCAGCCTGTTCGACGTGATGACCGACGTGATGGGCTACGCGCTCACCTACACCCAGCACTCCGGCATCGACCAGGAGCCGCTCGGCGTCGGCTCACCCGCGGTGGCACCCTATGGCGCGTTCCCTACCGGGGACGGCCAGACCGTCGTCCTCGGCACCACCAACGACCGCGAATGGCAGCGGGTGGCCCGCGAGATCATCGACCGGCCCGACCTCGCGGACGACCCGCGGTTCGCGACCAACTCCGGTCGCTGCGCGCACCGCGCGATCCTCGACGAGGCCATCGGGACCTGGTGTGCCCGACACGATCTCGCCGAGATCCAGCGCGTCGCCGACGAAGCCGGCATCGGCAACTCGCGTTACAACCTCCCGAGCGAGGTGATCCGGCATCCCCAGCTGAGCGCGCGCGACCGGTGGGGCACCGTCGGCACCCCCAAGGGCGACATCGCCGCGCTGCGTCCGCCGCCGGTCATCAGCGGCTTCACCCAGCCGATGGGCGCGATACCCGCTCTGGGCGAGCACACCGACGCGGTACTGGGTGAACTGGGGCTGGGCGCAGACGAATTGGCGCGGTTGCGTGCCAACGGCGTGATCGGACCCGCGCACTGA
- a CDS encoding thiolase family protein, translating into MRETVIVGAVRTPVGKRNGGLSEQHAADLSALVLNELAERTGVDPAVVDDVVWGCVSQVGDQSSNIGRYAVLAAGWPEHIPGTTVNRACGSSQQALDFAVQAVMSGQQDVVVAGGVEVMSRVPLGSARATGMPYGPKVLARYDDFSFNQGISAELIAQQWGLSRARLDEYSARSHERAAAAQDAGAFTDQIVPVFTDGGVVTEDEGIRRGTTPEKLAGLKPAFTEDGVIHAGNSSQISDGAAALLVMTAENAVSLGLTPLARYVAGAVTGADPKLMLTGPIPATEKVLHKAGVGIADVGVFEVNEAFAPVPLAWLADTCADEDALNPLGGAIALGHPLGASGAVLMTRLIHHMRNNGIRYGLQTMCEGGGTANATLVELMP; encoded by the coding sequence ATGAGGGAAACCGTCATCGTCGGGGCCGTGCGCACGCCCGTGGGCAAGCGCAACGGCGGACTGTCCGAACAGCATGCGGCCGACCTGTCGGCGCTCGTACTCAACGAACTCGCCGAGCGCACCGGCGTCGACCCGGCCGTCGTCGACGACGTGGTGTGGGGCTGCGTCTCCCAGGTTGGCGACCAGTCGAGCAACATCGGCCGCTACGCCGTTCTGGCGGCGGGCTGGCCCGAACACATCCCGGGCACCACGGTGAACCGGGCCTGCGGGTCCAGCCAGCAGGCCCTGGACTTCGCGGTGCAGGCCGTGATGTCGGGCCAGCAGGACGTGGTGGTGGCCGGGGGAGTCGAGGTGATGAGCCGGGTGCCGCTGGGTTCCGCCCGCGCCACCGGCATGCCCTACGGCCCGAAAGTGCTTGCCAGGTACGACGACTTCTCGTTCAACCAGGGCATCTCGGCGGAGCTGATCGCCCAACAGTGGGGGCTGTCTCGGGCCCGTCTCGACGAGTACTCGGCCCGGTCGCACGAGCGGGCCGCGGCGGCGCAGGACGCGGGTGCGTTCACCGATCAGATCGTGCCCGTGTTCACCGACGGCGGCGTCGTGACCGAAGACGAGGGCATTCGTCGTGGCACCACGCCGGAGAAACTCGCCGGGCTCAAGCCCGCGTTCACCGAGGACGGCGTCATCCACGCGGGCAATTCGTCGCAGATCTCCGACGGTGCGGCGGCGTTGCTGGTCATGACCGCCGAGAACGCCGTGTCCCTCGGGCTCACACCGCTGGCCCGCTACGTCGCGGGTGCCGTCACCGGTGCCGATCCCAAACTCATGCTCACGGGCCCCATCCCGGCCACCGAGAAGGTGCTGCACAAGGCGGGAGTCGGCATCGCCGACGTCGGGGTGTTCGAGGTGAACGAGGCCTTCGCGCCGGTGCCGCTGGCGTGGCTCGCCGACACCTGTGCCGACGAGGATGCGCTCAACCCGCTGGGCGGCGCGATCGCGCTCGGCCACCCGCTCGGCGCGTCGGGTGCGGTGCTGATGACCCGGTTGATTCATCACATGCGCAACAACGGAATTCGGTATGGCCTGCAGACGATGTGCGAGGGCGGCGGCACTGCCAACGCCACGCTCGTCGAATTGATGCCCTGA
- a CDS encoding enoyl-CoA hydratase/isomerase family protein gives MADSADTGDDVLLTSDRDGVRTLTLNRPERKNALDARSWVALADALRELKRDRDVRALILTGAGDAFCSGADISVPEDVHPRYKLDRLTDVALALHELAIPTIAKVRGVAVGAGWNLALGCDLVVATPESRFCQIFTKRGLSVDLGGSWLLPKLVGLQQAKRLVLLADMIDGTEAHGLGLVTWVRAADEIDGFVDDLARRLADGPPYALAQSKALLNDGADATLRQALANEARAQPGNFATADSREAYAAFATRREPEFTGRWASYEREQEQ, from the coding sequence ATGGCCGACTCCGCCGACACCGGTGACGACGTGCTGCTGACCTCGGATCGCGACGGCGTGCGGACGCTGACGCTGAACCGGCCCGAGCGCAAGAACGCGCTGGATGCACGGTCCTGGGTGGCACTCGCCGACGCGTTGCGCGAACTCAAGCGCGACCGCGACGTCCGTGCGCTGATCCTCACCGGCGCCGGTGACGCGTTCTGCTCGGGCGCCGACATCTCGGTGCCCGAGGACGTGCACCCACGGTACAAGCTGGACCGGCTGACCGATGTCGCGCTCGCGCTGCACGAGCTGGCGATACCGACGATCGCCAAGGTTCGCGGCGTCGCGGTCGGCGCCGGATGGAACCTCGCGCTCGGGTGCGACCTCGTGGTGGCGACGCCCGAGTCGCGGTTCTGCCAGATCTTCACCAAGCGCGGGCTGTCGGTCGATCTCGGCGGGTCGTGGCTGCTGCCCAAACTGGTCGGGCTGCAACAGGCCAAGCGGCTCGTGCTGCTGGCGGACATGATCGACGGGACGGAGGCGCACGGCCTGGGTCTCGTCACGTGGGTACGCGCGGCGGACGAGATCGACGGGTTCGTCGACGATCTCGCGCGCCGACTCGCCGACGGCCCGCCCTATGCGCTGGCGCAGAGCAAGGCGCTGCTCAACGACGGGGCCGACGCGACGCTGCGCCAGGCGCTGGCCAACGAGGCCCGGGCGCAACCGGGGAACTTCGCGACGGCAGACTCGCGTGAGGCCTACGCCGCCTTCGCCACCAGGCGCGAGCCGGAGTTCACCGGTCGGTGGGCTTCGTACGAGAGGGAGCAGGAGCAATGA
- a CDS encoding acyl-CoA dehydrogenase family protein, with product MSFELSEDQELIRKSVAELASRFDDHYWMEKDEAHEFPREFYDAIAGGGWLGMTIPEEYGGHGLGITEATLLLEEVSRSGAAMNGASAIHLSIFGMQPVVKHGSDELKARTLPRIVDGDLHVCFGVTEPGAGLDTSRITTFAKREGDAYRVNGRKVWISKALESEKILLLTRTETPEDLKRRGAKKTDGMTLFMTDLDRAHVDIRPIRKMGRNAVSSNELFIDDLMVPVEDRVGEEGQGFKYILDGLNPERMLIAAEALGIGRVALEKAVKYGNERVVFDRPIGMNQGLQFPLADSLARLDAAELVLRKATWLYDNGKPCGREANTAKYLCADAGFAAADRALQLHGGMGYSEEYHVSRYFREARLMKIAPVSQEMILNFLGEHVLGLPRSY from the coding sequence ATGAGCTTCGAACTCAGCGAGGACCAGGAGCTGATCCGCAAGTCGGTCGCCGAACTCGCGAGCCGGTTCGACGATCACTACTGGATGGAGAAGGACGAGGCCCACGAATTCCCCCGGGAGTTCTACGACGCCATCGCAGGCGGCGGCTGGTTGGGCATGACGATCCCCGAGGAGTACGGCGGGCACGGCCTGGGCATCACCGAGGCCACCCTGCTGCTCGAGGAGGTGTCGCGTTCGGGCGCTGCGATGAACGGCGCCAGCGCCATTCACCTCTCCATCTTCGGCATGCAACCCGTCGTCAAGCACGGCTCCGACGAACTCAAGGCTCGCACCCTGCCGCGGATCGTCGACGGTGACCTGCACGTCTGCTTCGGCGTCACCGAACCCGGTGCGGGACTGGACACCTCGCGCATCACGACGTTCGCCAAGCGCGAGGGTGACGCCTACCGCGTCAACGGCCGCAAGGTGTGGATCTCCAAGGCGCTGGAGTCGGAGAAGATCCTGCTCCTGACCCGCACCGAGACCCCGGAGGACCTGAAGCGGCGGGGCGCCAAGAAGACCGACGGCATGACGCTGTTCATGACCGACCTCGACCGCGCCCACGTCGACATCCGGCCGATCAGGAAGATGGGCCGCAACGCCGTCAGCTCCAACGAGCTGTTCATCGACGACCTGATGGTGCCCGTCGAGGACCGTGTCGGCGAGGAGGGGCAGGGCTTCAAGTACATCCTCGACGGCCTCAACCCGGAGCGCATGCTCATTGCGGCCGAGGCCCTCGGCATCGGCCGGGTCGCGCTCGAGAAGGCCGTCAAGTACGGCAACGAGCGCGTCGTGTTCGACCGGCCGATCGGCATGAACCAGGGCCTGCAGTTCCCGCTCGCGGACTCGCTGGCCCGGCTCGACGCCGCCGAGCTGGTGCTCCGCAAGGCCACCTGGCTCTACGACAACGGCAAACCCTGTGGGCGCGAGGCGAACACGGCCAAGTACCTGTGCGCCGACGCCGGCTTCGCCGCCGCCGACCGGGCGCTGCAGCTGCACGGCGGGATGGGCTACTCCGAGGAGTACCACGTGTCCCGGTACTTCCGGGAGGCGCGTCTGATGAAGATCGCTCCGGTGAGCCAGGAGATGATCCTCAACTTCCTGGGCGAGCACGTGCTCGGCCTTCCGCGCAGCTACTGA
- a CDS encoding SDR family NAD(P)-dependent oxidoreductase — translation MGYFDLGGRTAMVTGAGAPAGIGAAVAAALAEAGAAVLVTDIDGDAAVSVAETIRASGGTADSHVLDVGDRAAADAAAAAAAELGGGAIHILVNNAGVTAPAMFPKLTDETFRLTFDVHVMGTFHCTQAALPYIPTDGTGRIINVTSAAGLTGTLGQVNYSAAKAGLIGFTKSLARELATKSIMVNALAPLAATPMTETIRTNEKFAANMMARIPMKRWAEPAEIAGAFVFMASDAASYITGQVLPVDGGMVM, via the coding sequence ATGGGGTACTTCGACCTGGGCGGCCGGACGGCCATGGTGACCGGCGCAGGCGCTCCGGCAGGCATCGGCGCGGCAGTCGCCGCGGCCCTGGCCGAGGCGGGCGCGGCGGTGCTCGTCACCGACATCGACGGTGACGCAGCCGTATCGGTGGCCGAGACGATCCGCGCCTCGGGCGGCACCGCGGACAGCCACGTCCTCGACGTCGGCGACCGCGCCGCCGCCGACGCCGCAGCCGCCGCGGCCGCCGAACTCGGCGGAGGAGCGATCCACATCCTGGTCAACAACGCGGGCGTCACCGCCCCGGCGATGTTCCCCAAGCTCACCGACGAGACGTTCCGCCTGACCTTCGACGTGCACGTGATGGGCACGTTCCACTGCACTCAGGCGGCGTTGCCGTACATCCCGACCGACGGCACCGGCCGCATCATCAACGTCACGTCGGCGGCGGGTCTCACCGGAACCCTCGGCCAGGTGAACTACTCGGCTGCCAAGGCCGGGCTGATCGGCTTCACGAAGTCGTTGGCCCGCGAGCTGGCCACCAAGAGCATCATGGTCAATGCCCTTGCCCCCCTTGCGGCGACGCCCATGACCGAAACGATCCGCACCAACGAAAAGTTCGCCGCCAACATGATGGCGCGCATCCCGATGAAGCGGTGGGCGGAGCCTGCCGAGATCGCAGGAGCGTTCGTGTTCATGGCGTCGGATGCCGCGTCGTACATCACCGGCCAGGTGCTGCCGGTCGACGGCGGCATGGTCATGTGA
- a CDS encoding TetR/AcrR family transcriptional regulator, which produces MTAPLQRPYASLLAKGEDRKLRILSVAERLLARNGWRNTSLAQIAKEAGVSPAGLLHHFESKEQLLNAVLDARDADDDTHADRSGDLVTEICRVAERFDRAPELVGTFTVLLIENIAPDAPLHDRLLQRQRAAVEIVTDLIRRGQAAGRYRTDFDPAIKAVEILAFVNGMETAWLLDPSIPLNDVFKQYGESLARDFAPPAAATASTGPGRSAT; this is translated from the coding sequence GTGACGGCACCGCTACAGCGGCCGTACGCGTCGCTGCTGGCAAAGGGTGAGGACCGCAAGCTGCGGATCCTCTCGGTGGCCGAACGCCTCCTCGCGCGCAACGGATGGCGCAACACCTCGCTCGCTCAGATCGCCAAGGAAGCGGGCGTCAGCCCCGCGGGCCTGCTGCACCACTTCGAGTCCAAGGAACAGCTGCTCAACGCCGTGCTCGACGCGCGCGACGCCGACGACGACACCCATGCCGACCGGTCCGGTGACCTCGTCACCGAGATCTGCCGCGTCGCCGAACGATTCGACCGGGCCCCCGAGCTGGTGGGCACCTTCACCGTGCTGCTGATCGAGAACATCGCGCCCGACGCGCCGCTGCACGACCGGCTACTGCAGCGTCAGCGCGCGGCGGTCGAGATCGTCACCGACCTGATCCGACGTGGTCAGGCTGCCGGGCGGTACCGCACCGACTTCGACCCGGCCATCAAGGCCGTCGAGATTTTGGCATTCGTCAATGGAATGGAGACCGCATGGCTGCTCGACCCTTCGATTCCCCTCAACGACGTGTTCAAGCAGTACGGCGAGTCGCTGGCACGCGACTTCGCCCCGCCGGCGGCAGCCACGGCGAGCACGGGTCCGGGCCGGAGCGCGACGTGA
- a CDS encoding amidohydrolase family protein translates to MNKDDMILISVDDHIVEPPDMFANHLPAKYRDEAPRLVHNADGSDTWQFRDIVIPNVALNAVAGRPKEEYGLEPQGLDEIRKGCYDVDERVKDMNAGGILGSMCFPSFPGFAGRLFATEDPEFSLALVQAYNDWHVEEWCGAYPARFIPMTLPVIWDAEACAAEVRRNAARGVHSLTFSENPAAMGYPSFHDDYWTPLWEALVDTETVLNVHIGSSGRLAITAPDAPMDVMITLQPMNIVQAAADLLWSAPVKKYPTLKIALSEGGTGWIPYFLERIDRTYEMHSTWTHQDFGGKLPSEVFREHFLTCFIADPVGVTMRDQIGVDNICWEADYPHSDSMWPNAPEQLDEVLKANSVPDADIDKMTYQNAMRWYHFDPFTHIGKEQATVGALRKAAEGHDVSVQALSKHDHGKSDFAQFAANAKELTGNKD, encoded by the coding sequence GTGAACAAAGACGACATGATCTTGATCAGCGTGGACGACCACATCGTCGAACCGCCGGACATGTTCGCCAACCACCTGCCGGCGAAGTACCGCGACGAGGCGCCGCGGCTGGTACACAACGCCGACGGCAGCGACACGTGGCAGTTCCGGGATATCGTGATTCCGAACGTGGCGCTCAACGCCGTCGCCGGCCGCCCGAAGGAGGAGTACGGCCTGGAACCGCAGGGTCTCGACGAGATCCGCAAGGGGTGCTACGACGTCGACGAGCGGGTCAAGGACATGAACGCCGGCGGCATCCTCGGCTCCATGTGCTTCCCGTCCTTCCCGGGCTTCGCGGGTCGGCTGTTCGCCACCGAGGACCCGGAGTTCTCGCTGGCACTGGTGCAGGCCTACAACGACTGGCACGTCGAGGAATGGTGCGGGGCGTATCCGGCGCGGTTCATCCCGATGACCCTGCCGGTGATCTGGGACGCCGAGGCGTGCGCCGCCGAGGTGCGGCGCAACGCCGCCCGCGGCGTGCACTCGCTGACGTTCAGCGAGAACCCGGCCGCGATGGGCTACCCGAGCTTCCACGACGACTACTGGACGCCGCTCTGGGAGGCTCTGGTGGACACCGAGACCGTGCTCAACGTGCACATCGGATCGTCGGGCCGACTGGCCATCACCGCGCCCGATGCGCCGATGGACGTGATGATCACCCTGCAGCCGATGAACATCGTGCAGGCCGCGGCCGACCTGCTGTGGTCGGCGCCGGTGAAGAAGTACCCGACGCTCAAGATCGCGCTGTCCGAGGGCGGCACCGGGTGGATCCCCTACTTCCTGGAGCGCATCGACCGCACGTACGAAATGCACTCGACGTGGACGCACCAGGACTTCGGCGGCAAGCTGCCGTCCGAGGTGTTCCGCGAGCACTTCCTCACGTGCTTCATCGCCGACCCGGTGGGTGTCACGATGCGCGACCAGATCGGCGTCGACAACATCTGCTGGGAAGCCGACTACCCGCACTCGGACTCCATGTGGCCCAACGCGCCCGAACAGCTCGACGAGGTGCTGAAGGCCAACTCGGTACCCGACGCCGACATCGACAAGATGACCTACCAGAACGCCATGCGGTGGTACCACTTCGACCCGTTCACCCACATCGGCAAGGAACAGGCCACCGTCGGTGCGCTGCGCAAGGCCGCCGAGGGCCACGACGTCTCGGTCCAGGCGCTGTCCAAGCACGACCACGGCAAGTCGGACTTCGCTCAGTTCGCCGCCAACGCAAAGGAACTGACCGGCAACAAGGATTGA
- a CDS encoding carboxymuconolactone decarboxylase family protein: protein MRVTPMQPDEWDDDVVKALSVMVSPDRMERRDVGSALSTLVRHPKLTRAFLRFNGYLLFGSTLPERLRELAILRVAHRRNCAYEWQHHVEMGAEAGLAPDVIDGVTRGEASDPLDQVVLTAVDELEVDSNVSDATWAALSEHLDERQRMDLVFTIGSYGLLAMAFNTFGVVPEQEN from the coding sequence GTGCGGGTGACCCCGATGCAGCCCGACGAGTGGGATGACGACGTCGTCAAAGCGCTGTCGGTCATGGTCTCGCCGGACCGCATGGAACGCCGTGACGTCGGGTCGGCTCTCTCCACGCTGGTACGCCATCCCAAGTTGACCCGGGCGTTCCTTCGGTTCAACGGCTACCTGCTGTTCGGTTCGACGCTGCCGGAACGGTTGCGCGAGCTGGCGATCCTGCGTGTGGCACATCGTCGCAACTGTGCCTACGAGTGGCAACACCACGTCGAGATGGGCGCCGAGGCCGGCCTGGCCCCCGACGTCATCGACGGCGTGACACGCGGAGAGGCGTCCGACCCACTCGACCAGGTGGTGCTCACCGCGGTCGACGAACTCGAAGTGGACTCGAACGTCTCGGACGCGACGTGGGCGGCACTGTCCGAGCACCTCGACGAGCGCCAGCGCATGGACCTCGTCTTCACGATCGGCTCATACGGCCTTCTGGCCATGGCCTTCAACACCTTTGGCGTCGTACCGGAACAGGAGAACTGA
- a CDS encoding acyl-CoA dehydrogenase family protein, which produces MRRDLFTEDHESFRELARDFVEKEVVPHYPEWEKGGRMPREVFEKMGSLGMLGMAIPEEYGGGGMPDYRYNVVLQEESAKALVTLSTVRTQLEVILPYFLHYANAEQRTRWFPGLASGELLTAVAMTEPGTGSDLAGMRTTAVRDGDDWVVNGAKTFITGGMQADLVIVVARTSTDPGNRRKGLTLLVVEDGMPGFTRGRELEKMGCKVQDTAELSFVDVRVPAGNVLGEVDEAFGYLGHNLPQERLTVAVGSVAQARSAIGAAIEYTQSRKAFGTPVASFQNTKFELAACSTEVEAAQAMLDRAVTLHVDGELSAPDAARVKLFCTEMQARVIDRCLQLFGGYGYMMEYPIARLYTDARVARIYAGTSEVMKVIIAKSLGL; this is translated from the coding sequence ATGCGCCGAGACCTCTTCACCGAGGACCACGAGTCGTTCCGCGAACTGGCCCGCGACTTCGTCGAGAAGGAAGTGGTGCCGCACTATCCCGAGTGGGAGAAGGGCGGCCGGATGCCCCGCGAGGTGTTCGAGAAGATGGGCTCGCTCGGCATGCTGGGCATGGCGATCCCCGAGGAATACGGCGGCGGCGGGATGCCCGACTACCGCTACAACGTGGTGCTGCAGGAGGAGTCGGCGAAGGCGCTCGTCACGCTTTCCACGGTGCGGACCCAGCTCGAGGTGATCCTGCCGTACTTCCTGCACTACGCGAATGCCGAACAGCGCACGCGGTGGTTCCCCGGGCTGGCGAGCGGTGAACTGCTGACCGCGGTGGCGATGACCGAACCCGGTACTGGCTCCGACCTCGCGGGCATGCGGACCACGGCCGTGCGTGACGGTGATGACTGGGTCGTCAACGGCGCCAAGACGTTCATCACCGGCGGCATGCAAGCCGACCTGGTGATCGTGGTGGCACGAACGTCCACCGATCCCGGCAACCGGCGCAAGGGGCTGACGCTGCTGGTGGTCGAGGACGGGATGCCAGGGTTCACCCGCGGGCGCGAACTGGAGAAGATGGGCTGCAAGGTCCAGGACACCGCGGAGCTGTCGTTCGTCGACGTCCGGGTGCCAGCGGGCAACGTGCTCGGCGAGGTCGACGAGGCGTTCGGATACCTCGGACACAACCTGCCGCAGGAGCGGCTGACCGTCGCGGTCGGCTCGGTCGCCCAGGCGCGATCGGCGATCGGCGCGGCCATCGAGTACACCCAGAGCCGCAAGGCGTTCGGCACGCCGGTGGCGTCGTTCCAGAACACGAAGTTCGAGTTGGCGGCGTGCTCGACCGAGGTCGAGGCGGCCCAGGCCATGCTCGACAGGGCCGTCACGCTGCACGTCGATGGCGAACTCTCGGCGCCCGACGCCGCGCGGGTGAAGCTCTTCTGCACCGAGATGCAGGCCCGGGTCATCGACCGCTGTCTGCAACTGTTCGGCGGCTACGGCTACATGATGGAGTATCCGATCGCCCGGCTCTACACCGATGCCCGCGTGGCCCGGATCTACGCCGGCACGAGCGAGGTCATGAAGGTGATCATCGCGAAGTCGCTCGGCCTCTGA